The following proteins come from a genomic window of Diprion similis isolate iyDipSimi1 chromosome 8, iyDipSimi1.1, whole genome shotgun sequence:
- the LOC124408893 gene encoding WASH complex subunit 2-like isoform X2 has protein sequence MDSSAGQERAEKPWDHPWTTDEMREKRGVWNLAGDAGLLQHLQQFSDKLMTKANKTQEALNSFSSELDETIIFIDNITNTSLALANTQFIESRVCEDEIEAEPPKEQQLEVPKTKEQLDAELIASIGETVRRGIAIMEEKYETLEVIASDSEDEGETAIPSIILRPKDPYQDRPLPYVIGSEKWKNSSKIGLETSSSDSEHQEEDESESDSDDDTAVNPKQINMHKPRIARLSSSSSESNDFNAMNNAVRNIDDRGSYDNQDIFGSDNGSSTAANSLPKNSISGAPNFAEELAKRLGNVIPTEKSINAQVIEEPVATQPEDDLFTREDEDLFGAPYKNLFTEPTSLFSEKSPNSLWGNKLDDPLQSSIIPSSLDAPPPISAVATKPKSAIDDLFGDADSEDSDSLFSSKPSTSKPYKQQNSPTNSLRTEDKPKSKNLLSVSRIMEKKGMATSTPETNDMVNSLFGDEPEDEGNLFSRESNRNAKTSITDKSTGSTPAAASNTSSKKKPVGGVSILGQIDILASEKLRRQPSSESCSSQSSSDFEIPRSRATNTRNDANSVINNDSSNGSPVMISRNTESRESSGISLQPPSVDDVTAGSNISPNFQPAMTSTWNKTGDMYRERIASDSLFAAKTLSRDSENSPNNARIEEAPDPTEVQNSDIFLENDDIFGPPPLPKAGSKTEGKSKVASLFDDFDSDDDLFSNISSGSRSQKSTDLLTTTASSRPSNKPNIFKNKGLFDENENENADELGSGISAGKDSSNVNLFASKVVEEASVVSSKDEEKSEQVSSKETRQTATATNIGSIFDDLDDHDLFAPSFGKKISESQRKMAPSLFDDGAEDLFAAPSQTTRKFDRSESEVTSSLKKIEASSETVVKSGAKIGGQIKSKVMEQLAAKLDVAKTVEKTDVESKSGSEAPVAGGNVERTINAEEEHSTLSKHVGDGISSINKSKNLATKILNEIKTVQKSKLLEADAKPGIAKKPEVFKKLNQRIDVASSKSTEIRSEIIEGTKTVSEGSSVKSFESETRISSSEGEMSSTISKSDNIYTEQATSSTSFKSEEISSIEEKREPPKTLEIRSGEKPNAVQRRVVSGKIKNLMGRMSDLKILSPTDSPPVWRKNEDRVEEDADKDSADGSCSSTSRKNPTPTLPADEPSKAVPLLSPTDQKEIEPAISFDQPVQVETLSVTASKSRVRIQTKRRPQSRHARQNALRKSGIDFDSVDFATDNNSETNRNLSSNSENNNPSITEKSVNFENIVNSNNDRLTTSRGVSESVSVRVTDSSSSTFLDDRSEISFSKESTLSMNKNTLLSPSTDEEDLFDVPPDLPEDPPKEDNLFGRAPILSPVESFVKVEKTAKHETSKSKNRTLSEKGETAVFSDQFESSSKQVVTNESSYTDTKKEDVKKREKPITGEEVRAVKNTSIRDEESAGEANSRDKSQDQQDSGVESKAESRGVRKQEEKKKELTDPLRDGNHDPLKDPSNLFPFVTKTPSPEKGKNLLFDDDDDGLFSSSSSKESEHGKLKVTDKSRTTSSTTKKQSLDLFAEDSEADFFTTALPKSVRKPHQESKIDLFTDDDNQDDDLFGGAMKKLANKSSSKSSQSVTTEEKITKTESSSKSQSIFSEIGKQNTSGSQKTTGAKVKTETKNATTTSGIFSDDDSAEIFTIGSKTKPVERISTGNKIAKDIFGDQSSSDEDVFARKKTVIKKPMTSSGLFDDDDDDNEGGVDIFGKSTTSYVSRSESVEKRGVIKRAGTRDLRKTAEKIVEDPLSMLQKD, from the exons atg GACTCGTCAGCTGGACAGGAGAGAGCAGAGAAGCCATGGGATCATCCATGGACTACAGATGAAATGCGAGAGAAAAGAGGCGTCTGGAATCTTGCCGGAGACGCTGGCCTTCTGCAGCATCTGCAACAATTTTCAGAC aAGCTGATGACAAAAGCAAACAAGACGCAGGAAGCCTTAAACTCGTTCAGTTCAGAGCTTGacgaaacaattattttcatagaTAATATAACTAACACGTCACTAGCTCTGGCCAACACCCAATTTATCGAGAGTAGAGTCTGCGAGGATGAAATAGAAGCTGAACCACCGAAGGAACAACAGCTGGAG GTACCAAAAACTAAAGAACAGTTAGATGCAGAACTGATAGCAAGCATAGGTGAGACTGTACGGCGTGGAATCGCgataatggaagaaaaatacgaaacatTGGAAGTCATTGCTAGTGATAGCGAAGATGAAGGAGAGACTGCAATTCCAAG CATCATATTGAGACCAAAGGATCCATACCAGGATCGTCCGTTGCCTTACGTAATTGGCtctgaaaaatggaaaaattcaagtaaaataGGTTTGGAGACTAGCAGTAGCGACTCAGAGCACCAGGAGGAAGATGAATCTGAAAGTGATTCAGACGATGACACGGCTGTAAATCCGAAACAAATTAACATGCACAAACCACGAATAGCGAGACTGTCTTCGTCGTCAAGCGAATCCAACGACTTTAATGCAATGAATAATGCGGTGCGAAACATTGATGATAGGGGATCCTATGATAACCAAGACATATTTGGTTCAGATAATGGAAGCTCCACAGCTGCAAATAGTTTGCCCAAA AATTCTATCAGCGGAGCACCAAATTTTGCAGAGGAATTGGCTAAAAGGTTGGGGAACGTTATTCCAACAGAAAAATCTATAAATGCTCAAGTCATCGAGGAACCCGTTGCAACTCAGCCTGAAG ATGATCTCTTTACTCGTGAAGATGAAGACTTGTTCGGTGCAccatacaaaaatttattcactgaACCAACGTCGTTATTCTCTGAAAAATCGCCTAACTCTTTGTGGGGCAACAAGCTTGATGACCCCTTGCAATCCTCCATCATTCCTTCATCGCTTGATGCACCACCGCCTATCAGTGCTGTTG CAACCAAACCAAAATCAGCAATTGACGACCTATTTGGTGATGCGGATTCAGAAGATTCGGATAGTCTATTTTCGAGTAAACCATCAACAAGCAAGCCCtataaacaacaaaattcaccAACAAACAGCCTTCGCACAGAAGATAAaccaaaaagtaaaaacttaTTGTCCGTGAGTAGGAtcatggaaaaaaaaggaatggcAACAAGTACGCCTGAAACAAATGACATGGTTAATTCACTGTTTGGTGACGAACCAGAGGATGAGGGAAATCTTTTCAGCAGAGAAAGCAATCGCAACG CCAAGACGAGTATTACAGACAAGAGTACTGGTTCGACACCCGCAGCAGCATCCAACACCAGTAGTAAAAAG AAACCAGTGGGTGGAGTTTCTATCCTTGGGCAGATCGATATTCTTGCTTCAGAAAAGCTACGTCGGCAGCCGTCGAGTGAATCCTGTAGCAGTCAGTCATCATCCGATTTTGAAATCCCACGCAGTAGAGCAACGAACACGAGAAATGACGCCAATTCGGTGATAAATAACGATTCTAGTAATGGGAGTCCGGTGATGATATCTCGAAATACAGAGAGTAGAGAAAGCAGCGGTATCTCCTTGCAGCCACCGAGTGTGGATGACGTTACAGCGGGCTCGAATATAAG CCCTAACTTCCAGCCGGCGATGACGTCGACTTGGAATAAGACCGGAGACATGTATCGAGAAAGGATTGCTAGCGACAGCCTTTTCGCGGCAAAAACGCTCAGCCGTGACAGTGAGAATTCACCGAACAATGCCCGAATCGAGGAAGCACCCGACCCAACGGAAGTTCAGAACTCCgatatttttcttgaaaacgACGACATCTTCGGCCCTCCACCGCTGCCAAAAGCCGGGTCGAAGACCGAGGGAAAATCTAAGGTGGCCTCGTTGTTCGATGACTTTGATTCCGACGACGACCTTTTCTCCAACATCAGCTCTGGATCCCGCTCACAAAAAAGCACCGATCTTCTCACGACAACGGCGTCGTCGCGACCTTCCAACAAACCCAATATCTTCAAGAATAAAGGATTGTTCGACGAGAATGAGAACGAAAACGCGGATGAACTCGGGAGTGGCATTTCCGCTGGCAAAGACTCGTCGAATGTGAATTTATTCGCTTCGAAAGTTGTCGAAGAAGCGTCGGTCGTCTCGAgcaaagatgaagaaaaatcggAACAAGTCAGTAGCAAAGAGACTCGGCAGACCGCGACAGCCACGAACATTGGTAGTATATTCGATGATCTGGATGACCACGATTTGTTCGCTCCTAGTTTTGGTAAGAAAATATCGGAGAGTCAGAGGAAAATGGCACCGAGTTTGTTTGACGATGGTGCGGAGGATCTGTTCGCTGCACCGTCGCAAACTACGAGAAAATTTGATCGAAGTGAGTCGGAAGTGACTTCGTccttgaagaaaattgaagcCTCGTCAGAGACGGTGGTGAAATCGGGGGCGAAGATCGGAGGCCAGATTAAATCCAAAGTGATGGAACAACTGGCGGCTAAGTTGGACGTGGCAAAGACCGTAGAGAAAACAGATGTGGAGTCGAAGAGCGGAAGCGAAGCGCCAGTCGCTGGAGGTAACGTTGAACGGACGATAAATGCAGAAGAAGAGCATTCCACGCTGAGTAAACACGTTGGGGATGGTATTTCCTCGATAAATAAATCCAAGAATCTCGCCACAAAGATATTGAACGAGATTAAAACAGTTCAGAAGTCGAAACTTCTCGAAGCGGACGCGAAGCCTGGAATCGCGAAGAAACCCGAGGTGTTTAAGAAATTGAATCAAAGAATAGATGTTGCCTCGTCGAAATCGACGGAAATCAGATCTGAAATCATCGAGGGAACTAAAACGGTGTCGGAGGGATCTTCGGTGAAAAGTTTCGAATCCGAAACAAGAATTTCCTCTTCGGAGGGAGAAATGTCGTCGACAATCTCCAAGtctgataatatttataccgaACAAGCAACGTCCTCGACGTCCTTCAAGTCGGAAGAAATTTCCTCCATTGAGGAAAAACGAGAACCTCCGAAAACACTGGAAATACGATCGGGTGAAAAACCGAACGCCGTTCAGCGTCGGGTTGTTTcgggaaaaataaagaatttgaTGGGGCGAATGAGCGATCTGAAAATCTTGTCCCCGACCGACTCACCCCCGGTTTGGAGAAAGAACGAAGACAGAGTAGAAGAAGACGCGGACAAGGACAGCGCGGATGGCAGCTGCTCGAGCACGTCAAGGAAGAATCCTACACCTACACTGCCCGCAG ACGAACCGTCCAAAGCTGTTCCACTCCTCTCGCCCACCGACCAAAAGGAAATCGAGCCAGCCATCAGCTTCGATCAACCAGTCCAAGTCGAAACACTGAGCGTCACCGCGTCTAAG AGTCGAGTCCGGATCCAGACGAAACGACGCCCTCAAAGTAGACACGCGCGTCAGAACGCTCTTCGCAAAAGCGGCATCGATTTCGACAGCGTAGACTTCGCAACCGATAACAATTCCGAAACAAATCGAAACTTGTCTTCTAACAGTGAAAACAATAATCCGTCTATTACGGAAAAATCGgtgaactttgaaaatatcgttaatTCGAACAACGACAGGTTGACCACTTCTAGAGGCGTAAGCGAAAGTGTCAGCGTCAGAGTGACCGATTCAAGCTCATCCACGTTTCTCGACGATCGCTCGGAGATCAGTTTTAGCAAAGAAAGCACGTTGAGCATGAACAAGAACACGCTTCTCTCGCCTTCTACCGACGAGGAAGACCTCTTTGACGTACCTCCGGATCTCCCCGAGGATCCGCCGAAAGAGGACAACCTTTTTGGCAGGGCCCCGATTCTTTCGCCCGTCGAGTCCTTcgtgaaagttgaaaaaaccgCCAAACACGAAACCTCTAAAAGTAAGAACCGGACGCTTAGTGAGAAGGGAGAGACGGCCGTGTTCAGCGATCAGTTCGAATCGTCGTCAAAACAAGTCGTTACTAATGAATCTTCTTATACCGAtacgaaaaaagaagatgTTAAGAAACGGGAGAAACCGATCACAGGCGAAGAGGTACGTGCGGTTAAAAATACATCAATCAGAGATGAAGAGTCTGCTGGTGAAGCGAACTCACGGGATAAATCTCAGGATCAACAAGACTCGGGGGTCGAAAGCAAGGCGGAGTCTCGCGGGGTTAGAAaacaggaagaaaagaaaaaggaattaACCGATCCACTCCGCGACGGTAATCACGATCCCCTGAAGGATCCGAGCAATTTATTCCCATTTGTAACGAAAACTCCGTCGCCCGAAAAGGGTAAGAATCTGTTGTttgatgacgacgacgatggaTTGTTCTCGAGTAGTTCCTCAAAGGAATCGGAACATGGCAAATTGAAAGTAACTGATAAAAGTAGAACAACGTCGTCAACCACAAAAAAACAGAGCCTTGATCTTTTCGCCGAGGATTCGGAGGCAGACTTTTTTACCACGGCACTACCAAAGTCCGTTAGAAAACCCCACCAAGAATCGAAAATCGATCTTTTTACCGACGACGATAACCAGGACGATGATCTTTTTGGCGGCGCTATGAAAAAGTTGGCCAACAAGTCTAGCTCAAAATCATCGCAGAGTGTTACTACGGAGGAGAAAATCACCAAGACAGAATCCTCTTCGAAGAGTCAATCAATATTCAGTGAGATCGGCAAGCAAAACACGTCAGgaagccaaaaaactacaggGGCAAAAGTGAAGACTGAAACTAAAAATGCAACTACCACCTCCGGTATATTTTCCGATGACGATAGTGCCGAAATATTCACCATCGGTAGTAAAACGAAGCCTGTAGAGAGAATTTCCACCGGGAATAAGATCGCGAAAGATATTTTCGGCGATCAGTCAAGTAGCGACGAGGACGTGTTTGCGCGAAAAAAGACTGTGATTAAAAAACCAATGACGTCTTCGGGGCTgttcgacgacgacgacgacgataacGAGGGAGGCGTCGATATATTTGGGAAATCGACGACCTCATATGTCAGTCGATCGGAGTCGGTTGAAAAACGCGGAGTGATTAAAAGAGCAGGTACTAgggatttgagaaaaactgccgaaaaaATTGTCGAGGACCCGTTAAGTATGCTCCAAAAAGACTAA
- the LOC124408899 gene encoding uncharacterized protein LOC124408899, giving the protein MKILQLATVICVLLQVLTTLSALKNVCKHKRRQLTQGQSLTDCYTITTCNEGGVLSRKESCPRYICAHHLRGYKHFDHRKPYPECCGGPICDDVYKSYYYIP; this is encoded by the exons ATGAAGATCCTGCAATTGGCAACTGTGATTTGTGTTTTACTACAAGTCCTCACAACTCTTTCGGCATTAA AAAACGTATGCAAACACAAAAGAAGACAACTGACACAGGGACAAAGCCTGACGGACTGCTACACAATTACAACCTGCAACGAGGGGGGCGTTTTATCGCGAAAAGAGTC ATGCCCGAGGTACATCTGCGCTCATCATTTACGCGGCTACAAACATTTCGATCACCGCAAGCCTTATCCCGAATGTTGCGGGGGTCCCATTTGCGACGATGTTTATAAATCTTACTATTACATACCCTAA
- the LOC124408893 gene encoding WASH complex subunit 2-like isoform X1 translates to MDSSAGQERAEKPWDHPWTTDEMREKRGVWNLAGDAGLLQHLQQFSDKLMTKANKTQEALNSFSSELDETIIFIDNITNTSLALANTQFIESRVCEDEIEAEPPKEQQLEVPKTKEQLDAELIASIGETVRRGIAIMEEKYETLEVIASDSEDEGETAIPSIILRPKDPYQDRPLPYVIGSEKWKNSSKIGLETSSSDSEHQEEDESESDSDDDTAVNPKQINMHKPRIARLSSSSSESNDFNAMNNAVRNIDDRGSYDNQDIFGSDNGSSTAANSLPKNSISGAPNFAEELAKRLGNVIPTEKSINAQVIEEPVATQPEDDLFTREDEDLFGAPYKNLFTEPTSLFSEKSPNSLWGNKLDDPLQSSIIPSSLDAPPPISAVATKPKSAIDDLFGDADSEDSDSLFSSKPSTSKPYKQQNSPTNSLRTEDKPKSKNLLSVSRIMEKKGMATSTPETNDMVNSLFGDEPEDEGNLFSRESNRNDWTAAKTSITDKSTGSTPAAASNTSSKKKPVGGVSILGQIDILASEKLRRQPSSESCSSQSSSDFEIPRSRATNTRNDANSVINNDSSNGSPVMISRNTESRESSGISLQPPSVDDVTAGSNISPNFQPAMTSTWNKTGDMYRERIASDSLFAAKTLSRDSENSPNNARIEEAPDPTEVQNSDIFLENDDIFGPPPLPKAGSKTEGKSKVASLFDDFDSDDDLFSNISSGSRSQKSTDLLTTTASSRPSNKPNIFKNKGLFDENENENADELGSGISAGKDSSNVNLFASKVVEEASVVSSKDEEKSEQVSSKETRQTATATNIGSIFDDLDDHDLFAPSFGKKISESQRKMAPSLFDDGAEDLFAAPSQTTRKFDRSESEVTSSLKKIEASSETVVKSGAKIGGQIKSKVMEQLAAKLDVAKTVEKTDVESKSGSEAPVAGGNVERTINAEEEHSTLSKHVGDGISSINKSKNLATKILNEIKTVQKSKLLEADAKPGIAKKPEVFKKLNQRIDVASSKSTEIRSEIIEGTKTVSEGSSVKSFESETRISSSEGEMSSTISKSDNIYTEQATSSTSFKSEEISSIEEKREPPKTLEIRSGEKPNAVQRRVVSGKIKNLMGRMSDLKILSPTDSPPVWRKNEDRVEEDADKDSADGSCSSTSRKNPTPTLPADEPSKAVPLLSPTDQKEIEPAISFDQPVQVETLSVTASKSRVRIQTKRRPQSRHARQNALRKSGIDFDSVDFATDNNSETNRNLSSNSENNNPSITEKSVNFENIVNSNNDRLTTSRGVSESVSVRVTDSSSSTFLDDRSEISFSKESTLSMNKNTLLSPSTDEEDLFDVPPDLPEDPPKEDNLFGRAPILSPVESFVKVEKTAKHETSKSKNRTLSEKGETAVFSDQFESSSKQVVTNESSYTDTKKEDVKKREKPITGEEVRAVKNTSIRDEESAGEANSRDKSQDQQDSGVESKAESRGVRKQEEKKKELTDPLRDGNHDPLKDPSNLFPFVTKTPSPEKGKNLLFDDDDDGLFSSSSSKESEHGKLKVTDKSRTTSSTTKKQSLDLFAEDSEADFFTTALPKSVRKPHQESKIDLFTDDDNQDDDLFGGAMKKLANKSSSKSSQSVTTEEKITKTESSSKSQSIFSEIGKQNTSGSQKTTGAKVKTETKNATTTSGIFSDDDSAEIFTIGSKTKPVERISTGNKIAKDIFGDQSSSDEDVFARKKTVIKKPMTSSGLFDDDDDDNEGGVDIFGKSTTSYVSRSESVEKRGVIKRAGTRDLRKTAEKIVEDPLSMLQKD, encoded by the exons atg GACTCGTCAGCTGGACAGGAGAGAGCAGAGAAGCCATGGGATCATCCATGGACTACAGATGAAATGCGAGAGAAAAGAGGCGTCTGGAATCTTGCCGGAGACGCTGGCCTTCTGCAGCATCTGCAACAATTTTCAGAC aAGCTGATGACAAAAGCAAACAAGACGCAGGAAGCCTTAAACTCGTTCAGTTCAGAGCTTGacgaaacaattattttcatagaTAATATAACTAACACGTCACTAGCTCTGGCCAACACCCAATTTATCGAGAGTAGAGTCTGCGAGGATGAAATAGAAGCTGAACCACCGAAGGAACAACAGCTGGAG GTACCAAAAACTAAAGAACAGTTAGATGCAGAACTGATAGCAAGCATAGGTGAGACTGTACGGCGTGGAATCGCgataatggaagaaaaatacgaaacatTGGAAGTCATTGCTAGTGATAGCGAAGATGAAGGAGAGACTGCAATTCCAAG CATCATATTGAGACCAAAGGATCCATACCAGGATCGTCCGTTGCCTTACGTAATTGGCtctgaaaaatggaaaaattcaagtaaaataGGTTTGGAGACTAGCAGTAGCGACTCAGAGCACCAGGAGGAAGATGAATCTGAAAGTGATTCAGACGATGACACGGCTGTAAATCCGAAACAAATTAACATGCACAAACCACGAATAGCGAGACTGTCTTCGTCGTCAAGCGAATCCAACGACTTTAATGCAATGAATAATGCGGTGCGAAACATTGATGATAGGGGATCCTATGATAACCAAGACATATTTGGTTCAGATAATGGAAGCTCCACAGCTGCAAATAGTTTGCCCAAA AATTCTATCAGCGGAGCACCAAATTTTGCAGAGGAATTGGCTAAAAGGTTGGGGAACGTTATTCCAACAGAAAAATCTATAAATGCTCAAGTCATCGAGGAACCCGTTGCAACTCAGCCTGAAG ATGATCTCTTTACTCGTGAAGATGAAGACTTGTTCGGTGCAccatacaaaaatttattcactgaACCAACGTCGTTATTCTCTGAAAAATCGCCTAACTCTTTGTGGGGCAACAAGCTTGATGACCCCTTGCAATCCTCCATCATTCCTTCATCGCTTGATGCACCACCGCCTATCAGTGCTGTTG CAACCAAACCAAAATCAGCAATTGACGACCTATTTGGTGATGCGGATTCAGAAGATTCGGATAGTCTATTTTCGAGTAAACCATCAACAAGCAAGCCCtataaacaacaaaattcaccAACAAACAGCCTTCGCACAGAAGATAAaccaaaaagtaaaaacttaTTGTCCGTGAGTAGGAtcatggaaaaaaaaggaatggcAACAAGTACGCCTGAAACAAATGACATGGTTAATTCACTGTTTGGTGACGAACCAGAGGATGAGGGAAATCTTTTCAGCAGAGAAAGCAATCGCAACG ATTGGACCGCAGCCAAGACGAGTATTACAGACAAGAGTACTGGTTCGACACCCGCAGCAGCATCCAACACCAGTAGTAAAAAG AAACCAGTGGGTGGAGTTTCTATCCTTGGGCAGATCGATATTCTTGCTTCAGAAAAGCTACGTCGGCAGCCGTCGAGTGAATCCTGTAGCAGTCAGTCATCATCCGATTTTGAAATCCCACGCAGTAGAGCAACGAACACGAGAAATGACGCCAATTCGGTGATAAATAACGATTCTAGTAATGGGAGTCCGGTGATGATATCTCGAAATACAGAGAGTAGAGAAAGCAGCGGTATCTCCTTGCAGCCACCGAGTGTGGATGACGTTACAGCGGGCTCGAATATAAG CCCTAACTTCCAGCCGGCGATGACGTCGACTTGGAATAAGACCGGAGACATGTATCGAGAAAGGATTGCTAGCGACAGCCTTTTCGCGGCAAAAACGCTCAGCCGTGACAGTGAGAATTCACCGAACAATGCCCGAATCGAGGAAGCACCCGACCCAACGGAAGTTCAGAACTCCgatatttttcttgaaaacgACGACATCTTCGGCCCTCCACCGCTGCCAAAAGCCGGGTCGAAGACCGAGGGAAAATCTAAGGTGGCCTCGTTGTTCGATGACTTTGATTCCGACGACGACCTTTTCTCCAACATCAGCTCTGGATCCCGCTCACAAAAAAGCACCGATCTTCTCACGACAACGGCGTCGTCGCGACCTTCCAACAAACCCAATATCTTCAAGAATAAAGGATTGTTCGACGAGAATGAGAACGAAAACGCGGATGAACTCGGGAGTGGCATTTCCGCTGGCAAAGACTCGTCGAATGTGAATTTATTCGCTTCGAAAGTTGTCGAAGAAGCGTCGGTCGTCTCGAgcaaagatgaagaaaaatcggAACAAGTCAGTAGCAAAGAGACTCGGCAGACCGCGACAGCCACGAACATTGGTAGTATATTCGATGATCTGGATGACCACGATTTGTTCGCTCCTAGTTTTGGTAAGAAAATATCGGAGAGTCAGAGGAAAATGGCACCGAGTTTGTTTGACGATGGTGCGGAGGATCTGTTCGCTGCACCGTCGCAAACTACGAGAAAATTTGATCGAAGTGAGTCGGAAGTGACTTCGTccttgaagaaaattgaagcCTCGTCAGAGACGGTGGTGAAATCGGGGGCGAAGATCGGAGGCCAGATTAAATCCAAAGTGATGGAACAACTGGCGGCTAAGTTGGACGTGGCAAAGACCGTAGAGAAAACAGATGTGGAGTCGAAGAGCGGAAGCGAAGCGCCAGTCGCTGGAGGTAACGTTGAACGGACGATAAATGCAGAAGAAGAGCATTCCACGCTGAGTAAACACGTTGGGGATGGTATTTCCTCGATAAATAAATCCAAGAATCTCGCCACAAAGATATTGAACGAGATTAAAACAGTTCAGAAGTCGAAACTTCTCGAAGCGGACGCGAAGCCTGGAATCGCGAAGAAACCCGAGGTGTTTAAGAAATTGAATCAAAGAATAGATGTTGCCTCGTCGAAATCGACGGAAATCAGATCTGAAATCATCGAGGGAACTAAAACGGTGTCGGAGGGATCTTCGGTGAAAAGTTTCGAATCCGAAACAAGAATTTCCTCTTCGGAGGGAGAAATGTCGTCGACAATCTCCAAGtctgataatatttataccgaACAAGCAACGTCCTCGACGTCCTTCAAGTCGGAAGAAATTTCCTCCATTGAGGAAAAACGAGAACCTCCGAAAACACTGGAAATACGATCGGGTGAAAAACCGAACGCCGTTCAGCGTCGGGTTGTTTcgggaaaaataaagaatttgaTGGGGCGAATGAGCGATCTGAAAATCTTGTCCCCGACCGACTCACCCCCGGTTTGGAGAAAGAACGAAGACAGAGTAGAAGAAGACGCGGACAAGGACAGCGCGGATGGCAGCTGCTCGAGCACGTCAAGGAAGAATCCTACACCTACACTGCCCGCAG ACGAACCGTCCAAAGCTGTTCCACTCCTCTCGCCCACCGACCAAAAGGAAATCGAGCCAGCCATCAGCTTCGATCAACCAGTCCAAGTCGAAACACTGAGCGTCACCGCGTCTAAG AGTCGAGTCCGGATCCAGACGAAACGACGCCCTCAAAGTAGACACGCGCGTCAGAACGCTCTTCGCAAAAGCGGCATCGATTTCGACAGCGTAGACTTCGCAACCGATAACAATTCCGAAACAAATCGAAACTTGTCTTCTAACAGTGAAAACAATAATCCGTCTATTACGGAAAAATCGgtgaactttgaaaatatcgttaatTCGAACAACGACAGGTTGACCACTTCTAGAGGCGTAAGCGAAAGTGTCAGCGTCAGAGTGACCGATTCAAGCTCATCCACGTTTCTCGACGATCGCTCGGAGATCAGTTTTAGCAAAGAAAGCACGTTGAGCATGAACAAGAACACGCTTCTCTCGCCTTCTACCGACGAGGAAGACCTCTTTGACGTACCTCCGGATCTCCCCGAGGATCCGCCGAAAGAGGACAACCTTTTTGGCAGGGCCCCGATTCTTTCGCCCGTCGAGTCCTTcgtgaaagttgaaaaaaccgCCAAACACGAAACCTCTAAAAGTAAGAACCGGACGCTTAGTGAGAAGGGAGAGACGGCCGTGTTCAGCGATCAGTTCGAATCGTCGTCAAAACAAGTCGTTACTAATGAATCTTCTTATACCGAtacgaaaaaagaagatgTTAAGAAACGGGAGAAACCGATCACAGGCGAAGAGGTACGTGCGGTTAAAAATACATCAATCAGAGATGAAGAGTCTGCTGGTGAAGCGAACTCACGGGATAAATCTCAGGATCAACAAGACTCGGGGGTCGAAAGCAAGGCGGAGTCTCGCGGGGTTAGAAaacaggaagaaaagaaaaaggaattaACCGATCCACTCCGCGACGGTAATCACGATCCCCTGAAGGATCCGAGCAATTTATTCCCATTTGTAACGAAAACTCCGTCGCCCGAAAAGGGTAAGAATCTGTTGTttgatgacgacgacgatggaTTGTTCTCGAGTAGTTCCTCAAAGGAATCGGAACATGGCAAATTGAAAGTAACTGATAAAAGTAGAACAACGTCGTCAACCACAAAAAAACAGAGCCTTGATCTTTTCGCCGAGGATTCGGAGGCAGACTTTTTTACCACGGCACTACCAAAGTCCGTTAGAAAACCCCACCAAGAATCGAAAATCGATCTTTTTACCGACGACGATAACCAGGACGATGATCTTTTTGGCGGCGCTATGAAAAAGTTGGCCAACAAGTCTAGCTCAAAATCATCGCAGAGTGTTACTACGGAGGAGAAAATCACCAAGACAGAATCCTCTTCGAAGAGTCAATCAATATTCAGTGAGATCGGCAAGCAAAACACGTCAGgaagccaaaaaactacaggGGCAAAAGTGAAGACTGAAACTAAAAATGCAACTACCACCTCCGGTATATTTTCCGATGACGATAGTGCCGAAATATTCACCATCGGTAGTAAAACGAAGCCTGTAGAGAGAATTTCCACCGGGAATAAGATCGCGAAAGATATTTTCGGCGATCAGTCAAGTAGCGACGAGGACGTGTTTGCGCGAAAAAAGACTGTGATTAAAAAACCAATGACGTCTTCGGGGCTgttcgacgacgacgacgacgataacGAGGGAGGCGTCGATATATTTGGGAAATCGACGACCTCATATGTCAGTCGATCGGAGTCGGTTGAAAAACGCGGAGTGATTAAAAGAGCAGGTACTAgggatttgagaaaaactgccgaaaaaATTGTCGAGGACCCGTTAAGTATGCTCCAAAAAGACTAA